GGGCCCATCTGTAAGCGATAGCCGAAACCATCTTTCAAAGTGATGACATGCGTCACTACTTATCATTCGGTATTAGCCCCGGTTTCCCGGAGTTATCCCCAACTTACAGGCAGGTTGCCCACGTGTTACTCACCCGTCCGCCACTAACTTTGGAAGAGCAAGCTCTTCCTCCGTTCGTTCGACTTGCATGTATTAGGCACGCCGCCAGCGTTCGTCCTGAGCCAGGATCAAACTCTCTTTAAAATATAAATTGAATTTGAATACTTATTCAACACCGTGAATAAGATTCCTTGCGTCAAATTGACTTCGCTAGCAATTAAATTACTAGTTTGTTTTGTTGAAAACAGCTTTCTGTTTTCTGCCCTGCGATTACCAGTGAGACTTTACGTCTCATTGCTTTTCGTCTTCTTCTTTGTTCAGTTTTCAAAGGTCAGTTTCTTTTGCTGCAAAAACGTTTTGTCCGTATCAGCAACGTTTATAAATATACCAAGATTTTTGCCTTTCGTCAATACTTTTTATCAAGTTTTTATAATAAATACGGAATTATTTTTTGAGCTAATGATTTATAGGCTTTACCAGCATCGCTAGCTTCACCATAAACAGCTGATATATAGCCGTTTTCGTTAATTTCTGGTTGTTCTATTGGCAGTTGAATTAAAAGTTCAGTTTCTAAGTCGGCTGCCACTTTCTCTCCGCCGCCTTGTCCAAATATCTTTAATTCTTTTCCATCATCATGTTTAAAGTAAGACATGTTCTCTATTACTCCGATAATTTTGTGGTTATTTTTCATTGCCATGTAACCAGCACGTGATGCTACAGATGCGGCGGCATAATGCGGAGTTGTAACAATAAGTTCATTACATTTCGGAATTAGAGTGTGAATATCTAACGCGACATCACCAGTTCCTGGCGGTAAATCGATAAGTAAGTAATCTAATTCTCCCCATCTCACTTCTTCTAAAAACATTTTAATCATTTTCCCTAACATTGGACCTCGCCATATTACAGGTTCTCCCGGCTCCACAAAGAAATCCATTGAAATCATTTGGATACCATTGGTTTCTACAGGAATAATCTGTCCATTTTCTTTGCGAGGCGATTCAGTTATTCCTAGTAGCACAGGGATACTGAATCCATAAATATCTGCATCTAGCAAACCAACTTTCTTGCCTTGATTTGCAATAGCGCTAGCCAGATTTACAGCAACAGTTGATTTTCCTACACCACCTTTTCCACTTGCAATTGCCAAAAATTTTGTTTGACTGTTTTCGGAAAGGATATTGTCTCTTGTTTGAAAAATGCGGTCTATTACTGCTGCTGGTAGATATTCTAGTTCAATATTGATTTCTTTTACTCCGAATTGCGTAAGAAGTTCTTCTATATTATGAACAAAATGATCTGTTTCAATTGCCGGATCTGCTAAAGCAATTTTTATATTAGCTGTTTCTTCTATTACTTGTACTTCTAAAACACCTTCTGTTTCTTCCAAATCGGCTTCTAAAACAGGATCTTGTAGCCGATATAATAATCTCGTGATTTGTTGTTCGTTAAGCATATTTGTAGAACCTCCCATAATGAATGCGCTGACATACAGATTATTATAGCATGGCTTCATTTGTTTATCACGAATTCCTTATTCACTTGAGTTATTTATTCTAGTCTTTTTTAGAACTTTTTTACTTTCTATAGAGAAAATTACTACTCCAGACTTATTACTAACCAATAATCAATTTGCTAAAAACGGCTTTATACTAGCATTTACTTATTTTTTTGTTTTTTTAAATATCTCCCCCTAAAAATAACTTCACAATTTTTACACATTTTCCCGAATAAGTAAAAATCGCTATACATCAATCATTTAACCAATTTTTAATTTTTCGTTATACAATTGTAATAGATTTTTTTTCTTGTTTTTTGCTATTATGATAGCAAATAGATAAAAAGGAGTGCTTAGAACTGTGGATAAAAAGTTTATGAAATCAGGGATTATTATACTCATTGTGGCATTTATTGTAGTTTCAATGAATGTTGGAGCAGAAACGGGTGATAATCAGGTTTCTCAAGTTGAGTTAAGTTCGCAGCAACAAGCATTTATTAATGGAGTTTTACCCGCTGCTCAAGATGGTCTACGTAACGGAAAGCTTTTAGCCAGTGTAACGCTTGCTCAAGCTATATTGGAATCTAATTGGGGTGAAAGTGGTTTAAGCAAAAACTCAAATAATTTATTTGGTATTAAAGGTGCATATAATGGGAAATCAGTTTCGATGCGTACGATGGAAGCGACCGGGGCAACAACTGCGAATTTCCGTGTTTATCCTAGTTGGCAAGAATCCATTAAAGACCATACTGATTTAATTACGCATAACGCACGCTATAAAGACGCAGTCGGCGAAACAGATTACCGCAAAGCGTTACAAGCAATTAAAGATGGTGGTTATGCGACTGATCCAGAATATGTAAACAAATTAGCCACCATAATTGAACGTTATAATCTAACGCAATACGATATTGTTTATGATAAAATTGAATCGCATAACAAAATTGCCGCAATCGGAAAAGTAGCGCCAAATAAAACACAAGAAATCATTTGGACCACTCCATATAACACTGCAAAATCAGAAAAAATTGATACACTGGCAAACTACGAAAATCATAACCTCGAAGTTTCTTGGGAAGCTAAGAACAAGAAAGGCCATTGGTACTTCATCCGCGAGAACAACAAAGATATTGGTTGGATAAATAGCAATGCACTTACGCTTAGTTATCATCAACAAGAAGAGGAAAACGTGAATTTAACTAAATATGTGGATGATTTAAACGGTCACATTTATCGCTTGCCTTCCCCAGAAAAACAGTTTGATAAAGGCACCATTGCAAGCTATGATCGAAAGGCACTTCACGCAAACAAAAAGATTACTCGTGACGGCTATGCTTGGTTAAAACTTTCAGTAGGCAACACCGAAATCGGTTGGGTTCGTGCTGATAAGTTGAACGACCGTCTGTATGATCGAATTACTGAACAAAGCGTCTATAATGGCTACGCTAAAATTAAAACTCCTGCAACAGAAAATGTTTGGACAAATCCATACAACACAAAAAATGCAGAAAAAGTAGCTCCACTTAGTGATTATGCGACAGATAAACTAGAACTTGTTACTCGCGCTAAAGTCGGCAATATGCTTTGGTACCAATTTAAAGTTGATGGGCAACTAGTTGGTTGGACAAGCGAAAAAGATTTATCGATTATTTATACTCCCGAATCAGAAAAACCAATAACTCAAGTTGCTTATGTAAAAACTCCAGAAGCTATTGTCTATAGCAAACCTGTTGAAACGACTAACACAAAGCTGAAAGAAGTTGGTTACTACTATGGAAAATTACTATTAGTTGATAAAGAGGCGACGATTCTCAGTGAAAAATGGTTACATCTCAAAGATAATGACAGTTCTATCGGCTGGATCAAAGCAACGGACCTTCAAAGCTAATATACAAAAAAGAGATTGCCTCAATATGCAATCTCTTTTTTCATTTTAAACAAGTACAATTATTTTGCCAAAACTATGCTTACTTTGTAAATACTCATGTGCTTCTTGAATCTCGTCTAACTTAAAAATCTTTTCCGGTTTTATTTCAATATTAAATTCAATAATAAATCTAAGTAATTCATTTAATTTTCCCCCATCTACATTTCCAGAATAAAAACTCGTTAAATAACTATTTTTCTGTAAATCTATAATCGGGTCAAATGCTTCTAAATACCATTTCTCACCAAGTTGTCCTGTGCTACATAATATACCCCGCTCTTTCAAATGATGAAAACTATCTTTAATTGTCGCCGGGCCAATTAGCTCGAAAATCTTAGTATAAGCATTATCTGTTTGTAATTCTCCATTCAGATCCATTACCACATCACTGAATCCCGCTGCTAACAACGATTTATTTTTTGCCATATTCCGACTTGTTCCATCTAACACAAGATTTGGAAATTTAGCTTTTACCAAGTTTAAAAAGGCAATTCCTACCCCGCTTGTAGTACCACGAACAAGCACAGTATCCGTTTCCAGCAGTTGTAAGTTTTGCATCGATCCATATGCAGTGTAATAAGTTTCTGGAATTGTAGCTAACTCCGTCCAAGAAAGGTTTGTTTCAACGGGATAGATTTGTTCATTTGGTAGCAATATGTATTCTGCATAGCTTCCGTCAAATGCGCGTCCCATTTCTCCCATAATGGAGACTACTTTTTGACCAATTGGTAATGATTTAGCATCCGTCGTTTTTTCAATCACGCCTACACATTCAATTCCTAAAATACGCGGGAACTTCACTGAGGGGGACTTACCTTCTCTTGTAAATATTTCAGAATGATTTATCCCAAACCCCTTAACTTTAACTAATGACCAACTTTTTTTCATCTCCGGCATCACTATATCTTGATAGACAAGCTTTTCCGTCCCTCCCGCTTCGTAAACCACTGCAGCTTTCATCCAATCACGCCCTTTTTTAAACTAAAAACTTACAAATAATACTTGGTAACTAAAACAGCTTTGCAGATGAACAGTAGGCCCAAAAGCATTTATACTTTACGTTCGTTTTAAAAAGTGAGATGAACGAAACAAAAAGCGCCACTTGGTACCAAATTGAATAATCAAATCCAATTCCCATTTTAATCATTGTGCATAATAAATCTCCCCAAAATATTGTTATGATTACTACATAGAGTGTACTTATGTATTTTTTCACGTTGTACTCCTTGTTGTGAACTTTCAGTATATATCTATCATGAGTCGAATTTATCTAGGTCTGCTATGTAGGGTTTCCCGTCTTTATCTAAAAGTGGTGTCATTCCACCCGCATAACCAGAAAGATGAAAAATATATTGCACTCCTGTTTGTTGATCAACCAAAATTTCTGTAATATTTAATTTTCCTTGTGTATATATTTTTTTAAACCGTTCTTCTGCCAATTTTAAGTCCTCCTATATTTATGCCATCGTATAACTTACTTTTTATTATATATCATGGTTAGAGCGTTTACAAAAGGCTTTATGCAAAAAAGCAGTATTAATTATAAGATCTTTTATCAGCTACAGAAAATTATCGGATAAATAAATAGAATTCCAAGTTTCGTATCAAGGTATAAACGCACTGCGATTATATAGAATAACAAAAAAGGAGAGAAAAAAATGAAAAAGACAACGTTAGGAATCAACACCACTGCAGCAATTTTAGATATTATTAATGCGATTTTATTTACAACATCTTGGTTCGTTATAACATTTATGGCTTTTAGCGAGAGTTTTTCAGGTGGAGATGGATCACAAACAAGTGGAGTCGGAACTTTCTTTTATGTCATGGCTGGCATCGGACTTATTATTCATATTATCGGTTTAGTAAAATCTAAAAAAGCAGGAATTTCTATTGTTGGACATATTTTAGGAATAATCGGGTGTACATGTTTTGCACTTACCGCCCTTTTAGCATTCCCTGCGATTGTGTTATTAATAATTGCTTCGGTGTTTTATTTTAGACAGACATCGGTTCGAGAATAGAAACGCAATATATGTTCATTGTTTTGAATCACAAATTTTAAAAACTTATCTTATCCATTCACTGTCTGTTAATCAACTTAATAGGCTGCTGAATCAAATAAAAACTGCCTCCCACAAGGTGGTTTTTATTTTCGACTTAAAACTTTTATTAGCTTCTTTAATTTCTATGAGTCATAAGAATAGGCTGTATAACCATTATTATAGCCAAAATAAAAAAGCACTCCCCTCCGAAAAGGGAAATGCTTTGAAACGTCGATATTAACGTTTTGAGAACTGAGGTGCACGACGCGCGCCTTTAAGTCCGTATTTTTTACGTTCTTTCATACGTGGGTCACGAGTAAGTAGACCAGCAGATTTAAGCGCTGGGCGGTACTCAGGTGCCACTTGTAATAGTGCACGAGCTACACCATGACGGATAGCACCAGCTTGACCAGTGTAACCACCACCGTGAACGTTTACTAGTACATCATAGTTACCTAAAGTTTCTGTAGCTACTAAAGGTTGTTTGATAACTTCACGAAGAGCTGCAAATGGGATATAATCTTCCCAGTCTCTATTGTTAATAACGATTTTGCCGTCGCCTGGTACTAAACGTACACGAGCTACAGAGCTTTTACGACGACCAGTTCCGTAATATTGTACTTGAGTCACTTAGTATTCCTCCTTTATTAATTAACCGCGTAATTCGTATACTTCTGGTTGTTGAGCTGCATGTTCGTGCTCTGCTCCACCATATACGTGTAATTTTTTGAATAATTGACGTCCAAGAGAATTTTTTGGAAGCATACCTTTGATAGATAGTTCTAATAATTTCTCTGGATTGTTTGTACGCATTTCACCTGCAGTACGAGATTTCAAACCGCCTGGATATTGTGAGTGACGGTAGTAAATTTTGTCAGTAGCTTTTTTACCAGTAAGACCAATCTTACCAGCGTTAATGATGATTACAAAGTCTCCAGTATCGAT
The nucleotide sequence above comes from Listeria ivanovii subsp. londoniensis. Encoded proteins:
- a CDS encoding Mrp/NBP35 family ATP-binding protein, producing MLNEQQITRLLYRLQDPVLEADLEETEGVLEVQVIEETANIKIALADPAIETDHFVHNIEELLTQFGVKEINIELEYLPAAVIDRIFQTRDNILSENSQTKFLAIASGKGGVGKSTVAVNLASAIANQGKKVGLLDADIYGFSIPVLLGITESPRKENGQIIPVETNGIQMISMDFFVEPGEPVIWRGPMLGKMIKMFLEEVRWGELDYLLIDLPPGTGDVALDIHTLIPKCNELIVTTPHYAAASVASRAGYMAMKNNHKIIGVIENMSYFKHDDGKELKIFGQGGGEKVAADLETELLIQLPIEQPEINENGYISAVYGEASDAGKAYKSLAQKIIPYLL
- a CDS encoding GW domain-containing glycosaminoglycan-binding protein; this translates as MDKKFMKSGIIILIVAFIVVSMNVGAETGDNQVSQVELSSQQQAFINGVLPAAQDGLRNGKLLASVTLAQAILESNWGESGLSKNSNNLFGIKGAYNGKSVSMRTMEATGATTANFRVYPSWQESIKDHTDLITHNARYKDAVGETDYRKALQAIKDGGYATDPEYVNKLATIIERYNLTQYDIVYDKIESHNKIAAIGKVAPNKTQEIIWTTPYNTAKSEKIDTLANYENHNLEVSWEAKNKKGHWYFIRENNKDIGWINSNALTLSYHQQEEENVNLTKYVDDLNGHIYRLPSPEKQFDKGTIASYDRKALHANKKITRDGYAWLKLSVGNTEIGWVRADKLNDRLYDRITEQSVYNGYAKIKTPATENVWTNPYNTKNAEKVAPLSDYATDKLELVTRAKVGNMLWYQFKVDGQLVGWTSEKDLSIIYTPESEKPITQVAYVKTPEAIVYSKPVETTNTKLKEVGYYYGKLLLVDKEATILSEKWLHLKDNDSSIGWIKATDLQS
- a CDS encoding alcohol dehydrogenase catalytic domain-containing protein; this translates as MKAAVVYEAGGTEKLVYQDIVMPEMKKSWSLVKVKGFGINHSEIFTREGKSPSVKFPRILGIECVGVIEKTTDAKSLPIGQKVVSIMGEMGRAFDGSYAEYILLPNEQIYPVETNLSWTELATIPETYYTAYGSMQNLQLLETDTVLVRGTTSGVGIAFLNLVKAKFPNLVLDGTSRNMAKNKSLLAAGFSDVVMDLNGELQTDNAYTKIFELIGPATIKDSFHHLKERGILCSTGQLGEKWYLEAFDPIIDLQKNSYLTSFYSGNVDGGKLNELLRFIIEFNIEIKPEKIFKLDEIQEAHEYLQSKHSFGKIIVLV
- a CDS encoding DUF6440 family protein gives rise to the protein MAEERFKKIYTQGKLNITEILVDQQTGVQYIFHLSGYAGGMTPLLDKDGKPYIADLDKFDS
- the rpsI gene encoding 30S ribosomal protein S9 — translated: MTQVQYYGTGRRKSSVARVRLVPGDGKIVINNRDWEDYIPFAALREVIKQPLVATETLGNYDVLVNVHGGGYTGQAGAIRHGVARALLQVAPEYRPALKSAGLLTRDPRMKERKKYGLKGARRAPQFSKR
- the rplM gene encoding 50S ribosomal protein L13, giving the protein MRTTYMAKPGEVERKWYVIDATGVSLGRLSSEVASILRGKNKPQFTPHIDTGDFVIIINAGKIGLTGKKATDKIYYRHSQYPGGLKSRTAGEMRTNNPEKLLELSIKGMLPKNSLGRQLFKKLHVYGGAEHEHAAQQPEVYELRG